A window of the Pungitius pungitius chromosome 3, fPunPun2.1, whole genome shotgun sequence genome harbors these coding sequences:
- the usf1 gene encoding upstream stimulatory factor 1 isoform X1 yields the protein MRIANRNLGSVDKYRGRDHCGSGCGSLRPRRSAAMKSQQKSPESDGSVAVNEEGSVATAEDPAAIAAIQSAATYTDQPIKYLFKTEGAGGQVTYRVIQVSDGQLEGQTDGGAAVSLVSGFPTTNPNITQAVFSQPDGTEGDGAAETQYTYYPATIADATTGAMVTTVQASDSLLGQTTPTGQVYVMMSPQDVLNGCNQRTIAPRSQPYNAKQEAPRGSRDDKRRAQHNEVERRRRDKINNWIVQLSKVIPDCNIDYTKTGQVSSESKDSLTQSKGGILSKACEYIKELRQSNLKLGDDIGSLDRLRVDNQLLRQEVEDWKSKNQILRNLLRQHGIVGSSSTEPQ from the exons ATGCGCATTGCAAACAGGAACTTGGGCTCTGTTGACAAATATCGGGGGAGGGACCACTGCGGC TCTGGCTGTGGGTCTCTTCGTCCACGACGGTCGGCAGCGATGAAGAG CCAACAGAAGAGCCCCGAGTCAGATGGCAGTGTTGCTGTCAACGAGGAAG GCTCCGTGGCCACGGCCGAGGACCCGGCAGCCATCGCCGCCATCCAGTCTGCCGCCACCTACACGGACCAACCCATCAAGTACCTCTTCAAGACGGAGGGGGCCGGCGGCCAG GTGACCTACAGAGTGATCCAGGTGTCCGATGGGCAGCTGGAGGGGCAGACGGACGGGGGCGCCGCCGTCAGCCTGGTCTCGGGTTTCCCAACAACCAACCCGAACATTACCCAG GCCGTGTTCTCTCAGCCCGACGGGACGGAGGGCGACGGCGCCGCCGAGACGCAGTACACGTACTACCCCGCCACCATCGCCGACGCCACCACGGGCGCCATGGTGACCACGGTGCAGGCCTCTGACTCGCTGCTGGGGCAGACCACGCCCACCG GGCAGGTCTACGTGATGATGTCCCCCCAGGACGTCCTGAACGGGTGCAACCAGAGGACGATCGCCCCTCGCTCTCAGCCTTACAACGC GAAGCAGGAGGCTCCTCGCGGCTCCCGAGACGACAAGCGGCGCGCGCAGCACAACGAAG TTGAGCGGCGGCGCCGAgacaaaatcaacaactggATCGTGCAGCTGTCGAAGGTCATCCCGGACTGCAACATCGACTACACCAAGACGGGACAGGTGAGCTCAGAGAGCAAGGACTCGCTCACACAG AGTAAAGGAGGAATCTTGTCCAAAGCCTGCGAGTACATCAAGGAGCTCCGGCAGAGCAACCTGAAGCTGGGAGACGACATCGGCTCTCTGGACCGCCTCCGGGTGGACAACCAGCTGCTCCGCCAGGAG GTGGAAGACTGGAAGTCCAAGAACCAGATCCTGAGGAACCTGCTGCGACAGCACGGCATCGTGGGCTCCTCCAGCACGGAGCCCCAGTGA
- the usf1 gene encoding upstream stimulatory factor 1 isoform X2 codes for MRIANRNLGSVDKYRGRDHCGSGCGSLRPRRSAAMKSQQKSPESDGSVAVNEEGSVATAEDPAAIAAIQSAATYTDQPIKYLFKTEGAGGQVTYRVIQVSDGQLEGQTDGGAAVSLVSGFPTTNPNITQAVFSQPDGTEGDGAAETQYTYYPATIADATTGAMVTTVQASDSLLGQTTPTGQVYVMMSPQDVLNGCNQRTIAPRSQPYNAKQEAPRGSRDDKRRAQHNEVERRRRDKINNWIVQLSKVIPDCNIDYTKTGQSKGGILSKACEYIKELRQSNLKLGDDIGSLDRLRVDNQLLRQEVEDWKSKNQILRNLLRQHGIVGSSSTEPQ; via the exons ATGCGCATTGCAAACAGGAACTTGGGCTCTGTTGACAAATATCGGGGGAGGGACCACTGCGGC TCTGGCTGTGGGTCTCTTCGTCCACGACGGTCGGCAGCGATGAAGAG CCAACAGAAGAGCCCCGAGTCAGATGGCAGTGTTGCTGTCAACGAGGAAG GCTCCGTGGCCACGGCCGAGGACCCGGCAGCCATCGCCGCCATCCAGTCTGCCGCCACCTACACGGACCAACCCATCAAGTACCTCTTCAAGACGGAGGGGGCCGGCGGCCAG GTGACCTACAGAGTGATCCAGGTGTCCGATGGGCAGCTGGAGGGGCAGACGGACGGGGGCGCCGCCGTCAGCCTGGTCTCGGGTTTCCCAACAACCAACCCGAACATTACCCAG GCCGTGTTCTCTCAGCCCGACGGGACGGAGGGCGACGGCGCCGCCGAGACGCAGTACACGTACTACCCCGCCACCATCGCCGACGCCACCACGGGCGCCATGGTGACCACGGTGCAGGCCTCTGACTCGCTGCTGGGGCAGACCACGCCCACCG GGCAGGTCTACGTGATGATGTCCCCCCAGGACGTCCTGAACGGGTGCAACCAGAGGACGATCGCCCCTCGCTCTCAGCCTTACAACGC GAAGCAGGAGGCTCCTCGCGGCTCCCGAGACGACAAGCGGCGCGCGCAGCACAACGAAG TTGAGCGGCGGCGCCGAgacaaaatcaacaactggATCGTGCAGCTGTCGAAGGTCATCCCGGACTGCAACATCGACTACACCAAGACGGGACAG AGTAAAGGAGGAATCTTGTCCAAAGCCTGCGAGTACATCAAGGAGCTCCGGCAGAGCAACCTGAAGCTGGGAGACGACATCGGCTCTCTGGACCGCCTCCGGGTGGACAACCAGCTGCTCCGCCAGGAG GTGGAAGACTGGAAGTCCAAGAACCAGATCCTGAGGAACCTGCTGCGACAGCACGGCATCGTGGGCTCCTCCAGCACGGAGCCCCAGTGA
- the LOC119223423 gene encoding alpha-2-macroglobulin-like produces MGLPGTQMWTWTLCVFLSWMCVGRAVAGPQYMVAIPAVLQAGAETKFCASLLQPNETLVMTITLKSSERNTTLLTKTSSTEFHSCTQFVVPLAKNEDVQHFEVEVRGNTFYSKEFRKVLIRVYNPRTFVQTDKPIYLPGQTVHFRVITLDSKFRPANGLYDIIEIEDANNNRIGQWLNETSNSKILQRSYALSSEAREGNYQVIVTIGLEKIHHSFKVEKYVLPKFDVKINSSAEVSIVQEEIKVEVCATYTFGQPVPGSVEVEMGRPLSYYFQSPRLAPDDPLGLPIIIAPSHKETKQTDKGGCATFIFSMSTFTKLDQKALKDELHVLAKVEEEGTGISRRQEERLTISYVVGKLSFTDAPKIHDEGSNLAGKVQAVYYNDTPIPDMRLHLFEGERWSARLLQNLTTNSDGVAMFSFSTAGLERDIKLHVTDLLSVGYPGYRTPYYKVADHTVLLARPSTPHTKTSSSLEVKKKNNPLPCEQEEDFSIQYTVVGEAQGSVDVMYLVLARGVIVAQGVKQVKVQDKSVNEGEVSFKLTVSTDMAPHIQVLAYAVLPSETVIANSADFSVEKCFSNKVSLEFSPSSAVPGEETVLQVTAQPDSLCGVSAVDQSVLIKEPGKTLEAEKIFDLLPVRKIYHIPYMVEDSVQCLRVRPRRYVLPFPSEPTEDAHTVFKNVGMKMATNLLIRVPSCLMYKGREYSHGHHGHYGISYRYNSVPGLAMAPPVMMDSMSAESVSSSPIETVRTFFPETWIWDLVEVGDSGTKDVSLTVPDTITTWETEAFCLSPQGFGLAPRKEITVFQPFFLELSLPYSIIRGEHFELKATVFNYLTSCIMVNVAPTPSLEYTLTPLSGDRYTFCLCGSERKTVSWTMAPSALGVVNVSVSAEAVASHASCDNEIVSVPERGRIDVVTRSLIVKAEGVETSETHNWLLCPKGETLTEEVDPQLPENVIVGSAHASVSVLGDILGRALNNLDGLLQMPYGCGEQNMALLAPNIYILQYLTNTQQLTQAIKDKATNFLTSGYQRQLNYKHEDGAYSTFGSGPGNTWLTAFVVRSFAKAQSFVFIDSQKIEESITWLKNKQKENGCFQKSGNLFNNRMKGGVSDEVTLTAYITAAFLEMNTSVEDPEVKKSLSCLKESVGNLSNTHTTALLAYVFTLAGDMEARAQLLNRLDLVSTQQGGFLHWSQTAADTSASLSVEISSYVLLAKLGSSPTAEDLGYATRIVRWLTTQQNHYGGFSSTQDTVVALQALALYSTLVFSPGGSSTVTVRSPSGQLTFDVNQKNKLLYQEKLLQETTGTFGLEVKGDACAVIQISLQYNVPTPSVVATLDVEVTPKVDCTSRRHGLSLMIKVLYTGAEASTNMVILDIKMLSGFAPDPESLKSLKGAVLVDRVEQTGDHVLVYISELEKNIPINYTLDLIQVLQVQNLKPAVVKIYDYYQPSDQDDAEYIYACATA; encoded by the exons ATGGGTCTCCCTGGGACGCAGATGTGGACATGgactctttgtgttttcctcagCTGGATGTGTGTGGGTCGAGCCGTGGCAGGACC GCAGTACATGGTGGCCATTCCTGCCGTTCTTCAGGCCGGGGCTGAGACCAAATTCTGTGCCAGTCTCCTTCAGCCCAACGAGACTCTGGTCATGACCATCACTCTGAAGTCCTCAGAGAGGAATACGACCCTCCTCACCAAGACGTCCAGCACAGAGTTCCATAGCTGCACTCAGTTTGTG GTGCCTTTAGCGAAGAATGAAGATGTGCAGCATTTTGAGGTGGAGGTTCGAGGCAACACTTTTTACTCAAAAGAATTCCGGAAGGTCTTGATCAGAGTCTATAACCCAAGAACATTCGTCCAAACGGACAAACCGATCTACCTCCCTGGACAAACAG TGCATTTCAGAGTCATCACACTGGATTCCAAGTTCAGACCTGCCAATGGCCTG TATGATATCATCGAAATTGAG GATGCTAACAACAACCGAATCGGACAGTGGCTGAATGAAACGTCCAATAGTAAGATATTGCAGCGTTCATACGCCTTGAGCTCTGAGGCCCGTGAAGGGAACTACCAAGTTATTGTGACGATCGGATTGGAAAAAATACATCACAGCTTCAAAGTAGAGAAATATG TCTTGCCTAAGTTTGACGTGAAGATAAATTCATCCGCTGAAGTGAGTATCGTCCAGGAGGAAATCAAGGTGGAAGTATGTGCAAC GTACACGTTCGGACAGCCGGTTCCAGGGAGTGTAGAAGTAGAGATGGGCCGACCCCTTAGTTACTATTTCCAATCCCCTCGACTCGCCCCCGACGATCCGCTGGGCCTCCCCATTATAATCGCACCAAGCCACAAGGAGACAAAGCAG acGGACAAAGGAGGCTGTGCCACATTTATCTTCTCCATGTCAACCTTCACAAAACTTGATCAAAAAGCGCTGAAAGATGAATTGCATGTTCTGGCCAAAGTGGAAGAGGAGGGCACCG GTATTTCACGCAGACAAGAGGAGAGACTAACGATTTCATACGTTGTCGGAAAGCTTTCCTTCACCGACGCGCCCAAGATTCATGATGAAGGGTCAAACTTGGCGGGAAAA GTTCAAGCGGTCTATTACAATGACACACCCATTCCTGACATGAGGTTGCACCTGTTTGAGGGGGAAAGGTGGTCCGCACGCCTGCTGCAGAACCTCACAACCAACAGCGATGGTGTCGCTATGTTCTCATTCAGCACAGCAGGACTTGAAAGAGACATCAAGCTACAT GTTACCGACTTGCTGAGTGTTGGCTACCCCGGTTACAGAACACCGTACTATAAGGTTGCAGATCACACCGTGTTGTTGGCCCGACCTTCAACTCCTCACACTAAAACCTCCAGCTCCctggaggtgaagaagaagaataaccCACTTCCATGTGAGCAAGAAGAAGACTTCTCCATCCAGTACACTGTGGTAGGAGAAGCCCAGGGCTCTGTGGATGTGATGTATCTG GTCTTAGCCCGAGGAGTCATCGTCGCTCAGGGGGTTAAACAGGTCAAAGTGCAAGACAAATCAG TGAATGAGGGCGAGGTCTCCTTCAAGTTGACGGTGTCTACGGACATGGCACCACACATCCAGGTCCTGGCCTACGCCGTCCTGCCCAGTGAGACCGTGATCGCCAACAGCGCCGACTTCTCTGTGGAGAAATGCTTCAGTAACAAG GTGTCCCTCGAGTTTTCTCCGTCCTCGGCTGTCCCAGGAGAGGAGACCGTCCTGCAGGTGACGGCCCAGCCGGACTCCCTGTGTGGCGTGAGCGCCGTCGACCAGAGCGTCCTCATCAAGGAGCCGGGGAAAACTCTGGAGGCAGAGAAG ATTTTTGACCTGTTGCCCGTCAGAAAAATATACCACATTCCATATATGGTGGAAGACTCTGTCCAATGTTTGCGCGTGAGACCAAGAAGATACGTTTTGCCGTTCCCCAGTGAGCCGACAGAGGACGCTCACACCGTCTTCAAG AATGTGGGAATGAAGATGGCAACAAACCTGCTAATCCGAGTGCCTTCGTGCCTCATGTACAAAGGAAGAGAATACAGCCATGGCCACCATGGTCACTATG GTATTAGTTACAGGTATAATTCTGTTCCTGGCTTAGCCATGGCCCCACCTGTAATGATGGACTCAATGAGTGCGGAAAGTGTTAGTAGTTCACCAATAGAGACAGTCCGCACTTTCTTCCCTGAGACCTGGATATGGGACCTGGTGGAAGTGGG AGACTCTGGAACAAAGGATGTGTCCCTCACCGTCCCAGACACCATCACCACCTGGGAGACGGAggccttctgtctgtcccctcagGGATTCGGCCTGGCCCCCCGTAAAGAGATCACCGTCTTCCAGCCCTTCTTCCTGGAGCTCAGCTTGCCCTACTCCATCATCCGGGGGGAGCACTTTGAACTGAAGGCGACCGTCTTCAACTACTTGACAAGCTGCATCATG GTCAACGTGGCTCCGACCCCGTCCTTAGAATACACCCTCACCCCCCTCTCAGGTGACCGGTACACTTTCTGTTTGTGTGGCAGTGAGCGCAAGACCGTCAGCTGGACCATGGCCCCCTCAGCTCTAG GCGTTGTGAACGTGTCGGTGTCGGCCGAGGCCGTGGCGTCACACGCTTCATGTGACAACGAGATTGTGAGTGTTCCAGAGAGGGGTCGCATCGACGTGGTCACACGATCCCTCATCGTGAAG GCGGAAGGAGTCGAGACCTCAGAGACCCACAACTGGCTGCTCTGCCCCAAAG GAGAGACTTTGACAGAGGAAGTAGACCCACAGCTCCCCGAGAACGTGATTGTTGGATCGGCCCATGCTTCAGTATCCGTCCTTG GTGACATTCTGGGCCGAGCCTTGAACAACCTGGACGGGCTTCTGCAGATGCCATACGGATGTGGGGAGCAGAACATGGCGCTCCTCGCCCCCAACATCTACATCCTGCAGTacctgacaaacacacagcagctgacCCAAGCCATCAAGGACAAGGCCACCAACTTCCTGACCAGCG GCTACCAGAGACAGCTGAACTACAAGCATGAAGACGGCGCCTATAGCACCTTTGGATCAGGACCGGGGAACACATG GCTGACCGCTTTTGTGGTGCGGTCGTTTGCCAAAGCCCAGTCATTTGTCTTCATTGACTCGCAGAAGATCGAAGAGTCGATAActtggctgaaaaacaaacaaaaagagaacgGCTGTTTCCAAAAGTCAGGAAATCTGTTCAACAATAGGATGAAG GGCGGCGTCTCTGATGAAGTGACCCTGACTGCTTACATCACCGCTGCTTTCCTGGAGATGAATACGTCCGTTGAA GATCCCGAAGTGAAGAAGAGCCTGTCTTGCCTTAAAGAGTCTGTGGGAAACCTCAGCAACACGCACACCACGGCTCTGCTGGCATACGTCTTCACCCTTGCAGGAGACATGGAGGCCCGAGCTCAGCTCCTTAACCGCCTGGACTTGGTCTCAACACAACAAG GAGGGTTCCTCCACTGGTCTCAGACAGCAGCAGATACGTCGGCCTCTCTGTCCGTGGAGATCAGCTCCTACGTTCTGCTGGCTAAACTCGGGTCCTCGCCGACCGCTGAAGACCTGGGCTATGCCACCCGCATCGTCAGGTGGCTGACGACCCAGCAGAACCACTACGGAGGCTTCTCCTCCACACAG GACACGGTGGTGGCTCTTCAGGCTCTGGCTCTCTACTCCACTCTGGTGTTCAGCCCCGGAGGTTCGAGCACGGTGACGGTCCGCTCCCCCAGTGGCCAGCTCACGTTTGACGTGAACCAGAAGAACAAACTGCTCTAccaggagaagctgctgcaggagacgACAGGGACGTTCGGCCTGGAGGTGAAGGGTGATGCCTGTGCTGTGATCCAG ATTTCTCTTCAATATAACGTCCCGACTCCGTCTGTTGTTGCCACTCTCGATGTCGAGGTCACACCAAAGGTCGACTGCACCAGCAGAAGACATGGACTTTCTCTGATGATCAAGGTCCT GTATACAGGAGCAGAGGCCAGTACAAACATGGTGATCCTGGATATTAAGATGCTCTCTGGGTTTGCCCCAGATCCGGAGTCGTTGAAAAGT CTCAAAGGCGCCGTGCTGGTTGATCGAGTAGAACAAACCGGGGATCACGTTCTGGTCTACATATCGGAG TTAGAGAAGAACATACCCATCAATTATACCTTAGACCTCATTCAGGTGCTCCAGGTGCAGAACCTGAAGCCGGCCGTGGTCAAGATCTACGACTACTACCAGCCAA gtGACCAGGATGACGCAGAATACATCTACGCTTGTGCCACAG ctTGA
- the gkup gene encoding glucuronokinase with putative uridyl pyrophosphorylase, producing the protein MICILLVAGHGTVLEAQIKKDDTGLYSHLAGVPKALLPGIGGKKILDFWWETVNMRQLFTAVYLVTNADKYKHFERWATANDFPLENVINDGSTTLEDRLGAVADLELAIRSRRLVDDVMVVAGDMLCADQNFDVAQVIRFFRSEPGELIIYYELEESEKSSSRGIVEVCRDTHRINRFCEKPHEGQTTSRLASVVFYCIQRDTLPSLSDFLLLQTRATDRSFGRFWEWLINEKQLDVFGMKLPTGFQLIGQVGLSDYTRWLTHYSTNQQDTPAKPITCRSFARVGLMGNPSDGFHGKTIAMSICNFWAEVTLVESQTLVLVPHPLNDPTEFGSLQDLFCISRKEGYLGGLRLLQATCKKFYQFCSNQGIALTKQNFTLKYDTNIPRQVGLAGSSAIVSATLKCLMTFYNITDNDLPKSIRANFILNVETEELFITAGLQDRVVQVYEGLVYMDFSKKLMEEQGYGNYVPMDMSGLPPFWLAYLSDPSDSGRIHSNIRQRWLSGEPLVVEAMKTFAELTDEARTALQDRDWRRLAQLMDQNFELRRSVYTDECLGPGNLRMVELARQFGSAVKLPGSGGAVVGLCLDETRLVEMRAAFQEAGCVFCVIAPYDPSAGRR; encoded by the exons ATGATCTGCATCCTGCTGGTGGCCGGTCACGGCACCGTGTTAGAGGCCCAGATAAAG AAGGATGACACGGGTTTGTACAGCCATCTGGCCGGAGTACCGAAGGCTTTGCTTCCCGGCATCGGAGGAAAGAAGATCCTGGACTTCTGGTGGGAAACGGTCAACAT GAGGCAGCTGTTCACAGCAGTGTATCTGGTCACCAATGCAGACAA GTACAAGCACTTTGAGCGCTGGGCCACGGCCAACGACTTCCCGCTGGAGAACGTCATCAACGACGGCAGCACCACGCTGGAGGACCGCCTCGGCGCCGTGGCCGACCTGGAGCTCGCCATACGCAGCCGCCGGCTCGTGGACGACGTCATGGTG GTCGCAGGAGACATGCTGTGCGCCGACCAGAACTTCGACGTGGCTCAGGTGATCCGCTTCTTCAGGTCGGAG CCCGGAGAGCTGATCATCTACTACGAGCTGGAGGAAAGTGAGAAGAGCAGCTCCAGAGGCATCGTGGAGGTGTGCAGAGACACCCACAG GATAAATCGCTTCTGTGAGAAACCACATGAAGGGCAGACGACGTCCCGGCTCGCCAGCGTGGTCTTCTACTGCATCCAGAGAGACACCTTGCCCTCCCTGTCGgacttcctcctgctgcagactCGAGCCACGGACCGGTCCTTCGGCCGGTTCTGG GAGTGGCTCATCAACGAGAAGCAGCTGGATGTGTTTGGGATGAAGCTTCCAACCGGCTTCCAGCTCATTGGACAAGTG GGCCTGTCGGACTACACCAGGTGGCTCACCCACTACTCCACCAATCAACAGGACACTCCTGCCAAACCCATCACCTGCAGGTCCTTCGCCAG GGTGGGACTGATGGGGAACCCGTCAGACGGCTTCCACGGCAAAACCATCGCCATGTCCATCTGTAACTTCTGGGCCGAGGTCACTCTGGTGGAGAGCCAGACTTTG GTTCTGGTCCCACATCCACTCAACGACCCCACAGAGTTCGGAAGCCTGCAGGATCTGTTCTGCATCAGCAGAAAGGAAGG ATACCTGGGAGGTCTGCGGCTGCTGCAGGCCACCTGCAAGAAGTTCTACCAGTTTTGCTCCAACCAAGG CATCGCTTTGACGAAGCAGAACTTCACTCTGAAGTACGACACCAACATTCCTCGTCAAGTG GGCCTCGCTGGAAGCAG CGCCATCGTCTCTGCTACTCTAAAGTGTCTGATGACGTTCTACAACATCACCGACAAC GATCTTCCAAAGTCGATCCGAGCCAACTTCATCCTCAACGTGGAGACCGAGGAGCTTTTCATCACAGCCGGTCTGCAGGACCGAGTGGTCCAG gtcTACGAAGGGTTGGTCTACATGGACTTCAGCAAGAAGttgatggaggagcagggctACG gtAACTACGTTCCTATGGACATGAGCGGGCTGCCCCCGTTCTGGTTGGCGTACCTGAGCGACCCCAGCGACTCTGGACGCATCCACAGCAACATCAGGCAGCGCTGGCTCAGTG GAGAACCTCTGGTAGTCGAGGCAATGAAGACCTTTGCTGAGCTCACCGATGAAGCCAG GACGGCTCTCCAGGACCGAGACTGGCGGCGCCTGGCGCAACTGATGGACCAGAACTTTGAGCTGCGCAG GTCTGTCTACACCGACGAGTGTCTGGGGCCCGGGAACCTCAGGATGGTTGAGCTGGCGAGGCAG TTTGGCTCGGCGGTGAAGTTGCCGGGCAGCGGGGGGGCCGTGGTGGGCCTGTGCCTGGATGAAACCAGACTG GTGGAGATGAGAGCGGCCTTCCAGGAGGCCGGCTGTGTCTTCTGTGTCATCGCGCCCTACGACCCGTCGGCCGGCCGGCGCTGA